In a single window of the Raphanus sativus cultivar WK10039 chromosome 9, ASM80110v3, whole genome shotgun sequence genome:
- the LOC108838768 gene encoding telomere repeat-binding protein 1 isoform X1 yields the protein MVSHKCVEEFSLQFPANARAPRSARKRRSFKEEEISENDRTCAIDLLATVAENLLSESEGDHCLVTQIHSVKEEFPVEEKPATLPDVGPYQGSMSPCGFSSVINGKVEIEAEGFSNSGAVVLDARPNGVGSLGGGSITSRTKVPSMGAAAASRGALDDVNMFSRDDDENFSGYICPRVTKKSPRSVPRVGDRRIRKILASRHWKGGSRHSEAKSWRSYYLHHQRSYPIKKRKYFEHISDSVSDDYRLRSKMQRGSRTVTTMKGPGASFVSSDSHVRLRIKSFRVPELFVEIPETATVGSLKRMVMEAVSTLLSDGHRVGLMVQGKKVRDDNKTLHQTGISQDNTHLDSLDFSLEPSSEAPHLLSSNPLGHVCEELPICHASDMDTVFKSEHDLALYPSHSFDKETATDVSKALVPAAAALTELSPQPPRHKSKQQQQQQQTAQRRMRRPFSVTEVEALVQAVEKLGTGRWRDVKHSAFEDADHRTYVDLKDKWKTLVHTAKISPQQRRGEPVPQELLNRVLNAHGYWSQQHMETTLALPKPESVLLL from the exons ATGGTGTCGCATAAGTGTGTAGAAGAGTTCTCTTTACAGTTCCCTGCCAATGCTCGAGCCCCCAGATCCGCTAGG AAGAGGCGCAGCTTcaaggaggaggagataagtgAAAATGATAGAACGTGTGCGATTGATCTACTGGCCACCGTAGCTGAAAACTTGCTGTCCGAGAGTGAAGGAGATCATTGTCTCGTGACACAAATCCACAGCGTGAAGGAGGAGTTCCCTGTGGAAGAAAAGCCTGCTACTTTACCCGATGTTGGTCCTTATCAGGGTTCAATGAGCCCTTGTGGATTCAGTTCTGTGATTAATGGCAAAGTAGAGATTGAGGCTGAGGGTTTTAGCAACTCTGGTGCTGTAGTTCTGGATGCGAGACCTAATGGTGTAGGTAGTTTAGGTGGTGGTAGTATTACTAGTAGAACCAAAGTGCCTTCAATGGGGGCTGCTGCTGCTTCCCGTGGTGCTTTGGATGATGTAAATATGTTTAGtagagatgatgatgaaaacTTTTCTGGGTATATATGCCCTCGTGTTACCAAAAAGTCACCTAGATCTGTGCCGCGTGTTGGAGACAGAAGAATCAGGAAGATATTGGCTTCTAGACACTGGAAAGGAGGTTCAAGACATTCAG AAGCAAAATCATGGAGAAGTTATTACTTGCACCATCAGAGGAGCTATCCTATCAAGAAAAGGAAATACTTTGAACACATTTCTGATTCTGTGTCTGATGATTATCGTCTGCGCTCTAAGATGCAAAGAG GCAGCAGAACTGTTACTACTATGAAAGGTCCAGGTGCATCCTTTGTCTCAAGCGACTCTCATG TGAGACTGCGAATCAAGTCATTCAGGGTGCCTGAGCTATTTGTAGAGATTCCAGAAACCGCTACTGTTGGCTCCTTGAAG AGAATGGTGATGGAAGCAGTGAGCACTTTATTGAGTGATGGACACAGAGTTGGTCTGATGGTTCAAGGGAAGAAAGTCAGAGATGATAACAAAACACTTCATCAGACTGGGATCTCTCAGGATAACACCCACTTGGACTCTCTTGATTTCAGCCTTGAACCCAGCTCAGAAGCGCCTCATCTGTTATCTAG TAACCCGTTGGGACATGTCTGCGAGGAACTGCCTATATGCCATGCTTCTGACATGGACACCGTGTTCAAATCTGAGCATGATTTAGCACTGTACCCATCTCACTCGTTTGACAAGGAAACCGCAACAGATGTTTCCAAAGCTCTGGTTCCTGCTGCTGCCGCGCTCACCGAACTGTCTCCTCAACCGCCTCGTCATAAATctaagcagcagcagcagcagcagcagactGCACAGCGAAGAATGCGTCGACCTTTCTCTGTTACTGAAGTAGAAGCACTTGTTCAAGCTGTTGAGAAACTCGGTACTGGAAG GTGGAGAGATGTTAAGCATAGTGCTTTCGAAGATGCAGACCACCGCACTTACGTTGATCTCAAG GACAAGTGGAAAACGCTGGTCCATACAGCTAAGATATCGCCACAGCAGAGGAGAGGAGAGCCAGTGCCGCAGGAACTTCTAAACCGTGTCCTGAACGCTCACGGCTACTGGTCACAGCAACACATGGAGACAACACTGGCTCTGCCTAAACCAGAGTCTGTGCTGCTTCTCTAA
- the LOC108838768 gene encoding telomere repeat-binding protein 1 isoform X2: MVSHKCVEEFSLQFPANARAPRSARRRSFKEEEISENDRTCAIDLLATVAENLLSESEGDHCLVTQIHSVKEEFPVEEKPATLPDVGPYQGSMSPCGFSSVINGKVEIEAEGFSNSGAVVLDARPNGVGSLGGGSITSRTKVPSMGAAAASRGALDDVNMFSRDDDENFSGYICPRVTKKSPRSVPRVGDRRIRKILASRHWKGGSRHSEAKSWRSYYLHHQRSYPIKKRKYFEHISDSVSDDYRLRSKMQRGSRTVTTMKGPGASFVSSDSHVRLRIKSFRVPELFVEIPETATVGSLKRMVMEAVSTLLSDGHRVGLMVQGKKVRDDNKTLHQTGISQDNTHLDSLDFSLEPSSEAPHLLSSNPLGHVCEELPICHASDMDTVFKSEHDLALYPSHSFDKETATDVSKALVPAAAALTELSPQPPRHKSKQQQQQQQTAQRRMRRPFSVTEVEALVQAVEKLGTGRWRDVKHSAFEDADHRTYVDLKDKWKTLVHTAKISPQQRRGEPVPQELLNRVLNAHGYWSQQHMETTLALPKPESVLLL; the protein is encoded by the exons ATGGTGTCGCATAAGTGTGTAGAAGAGTTCTCTTTACAGTTCCCTGCCAATGCTCGAGCCCCCAGATCCGCTAGG AGGCGCAGCTTcaaggaggaggagataagtgAAAATGATAGAACGTGTGCGATTGATCTACTGGCCACCGTAGCTGAAAACTTGCTGTCCGAGAGTGAAGGAGATCATTGTCTCGTGACACAAATCCACAGCGTGAAGGAGGAGTTCCCTGTGGAAGAAAAGCCTGCTACTTTACCCGATGTTGGTCCTTATCAGGGTTCAATGAGCCCTTGTGGATTCAGTTCTGTGATTAATGGCAAAGTAGAGATTGAGGCTGAGGGTTTTAGCAACTCTGGTGCTGTAGTTCTGGATGCGAGACCTAATGGTGTAGGTAGTTTAGGTGGTGGTAGTATTACTAGTAGAACCAAAGTGCCTTCAATGGGGGCTGCTGCTGCTTCCCGTGGTGCTTTGGATGATGTAAATATGTTTAGtagagatgatgatgaaaacTTTTCTGGGTATATATGCCCTCGTGTTACCAAAAAGTCACCTAGATCTGTGCCGCGTGTTGGAGACAGAAGAATCAGGAAGATATTGGCTTCTAGACACTGGAAAGGAGGTTCAAGACATTCAG AAGCAAAATCATGGAGAAGTTATTACTTGCACCATCAGAGGAGCTATCCTATCAAGAAAAGGAAATACTTTGAACACATTTCTGATTCTGTGTCTGATGATTATCGTCTGCGCTCTAAGATGCAAAGAG GCAGCAGAACTGTTACTACTATGAAAGGTCCAGGTGCATCCTTTGTCTCAAGCGACTCTCATG TGAGACTGCGAATCAAGTCATTCAGGGTGCCTGAGCTATTTGTAGAGATTCCAGAAACCGCTACTGTTGGCTCCTTGAAG AGAATGGTGATGGAAGCAGTGAGCACTTTATTGAGTGATGGACACAGAGTTGGTCTGATGGTTCAAGGGAAGAAAGTCAGAGATGATAACAAAACACTTCATCAGACTGGGATCTCTCAGGATAACACCCACTTGGACTCTCTTGATTTCAGCCTTGAACCCAGCTCAGAAGCGCCTCATCTGTTATCTAG TAACCCGTTGGGACATGTCTGCGAGGAACTGCCTATATGCCATGCTTCTGACATGGACACCGTGTTCAAATCTGAGCATGATTTAGCACTGTACCCATCTCACTCGTTTGACAAGGAAACCGCAACAGATGTTTCCAAAGCTCTGGTTCCTGCTGCTGCCGCGCTCACCGAACTGTCTCCTCAACCGCCTCGTCATAAATctaagcagcagcagcagcagcagcagactGCACAGCGAAGAATGCGTCGACCTTTCTCTGTTACTGAAGTAGAAGCACTTGTTCAAGCTGTTGAGAAACTCGGTACTGGAAG GTGGAGAGATGTTAAGCATAGTGCTTTCGAAGATGCAGACCACCGCACTTACGTTGATCTCAAG GACAAGTGGAAAACGCTGGTCCATACAGCTAAGATATCGCCACAGCAGAGGAGAGGAGAGCCAGTGCCGCAGGAACTTCTAAACCGTGTCCTGAACGCTCACGGCTACTGGTCACAGCAACACATGGAGACAACACTGGCTCTGCCTAAACCAGAGTCTGTGCTGCTTCTCTAA